Proteins co-encoded in one Malus sylvestris chromosome 9, drMalSylv7.2, whole genome shotgun sequence genomic window:
- the LOC126582708 gene encoding uncharacterized protein LOC126582708 isoform X3, which yields MKMQAPSPSSYTTLLHIPCSTAATATATPTPKALLLVQCSSSNKVDSSILSQDDDDDDATESVAIGEEIDLDIDIEIEIEKTGNNCRRIRLEIGIEAPLNTVWNLLTDYERLADFIPGLAVCQVLDKTDGYARLLQIGEQKLALGLKFNAKGIVDCYETPLETLPNNFGHKRDIRFNMVEGDFEIFQGKWSLQQKHPHPQQQQQVQVHTSLSYMVDVKPKMWLPVRLVEGRLCKEIKLNLACIRQEALKLTHHNTTARQ from the exons ATGAAAATGCAAGCTCCAAGTCCTAGTAGTTACACAACTCTGCTCCATATCCCTTGTTCCACTGCTGCAACTGCAACTGCAACTCCCACTCCAAAAGCATTGCTGCTG GTGCAGTGCTCATCTTCAAACAAGGTCGATTCGTCCATCTTGTCCCAGGATGATGACGATGACGATGCTACAGAATCCGTAGCCATAGGCGAAGAAATTGATCTTGACATAGATATAGAAATAGAGATAGAGAAGACGGGAAACAACTGTCGGAGGATCCGGTTGGAAATTGGGATAGAAGCCCCACTCAACACCGTCTGGAATCTATTGACTGATTACGAGAGATTGGCCGACTTCATTCCGGGACTCGCCGTCTGCCAAGTGCTCGATAAGACGGACGGCTATGCTCGGCTTTTGCag ATTGGGGAGCAGAAGTTGGCGTTGGGGCTGAAATTCAATGCTAAAGGGATCGTAGATTGTTACGAGACTCCACTTGAGACCCTTCCTAATAATTTCGGTCACAAGCGTGATATCCGATTTAACATGGTTGAAGGCGACTTCGAAATCTTTCAAGGAAAATGGTCTCTCCAACAGAAACACCCACACCCGCAG cagcagcagcaagtgCAAGTGCACACAAGTCTCTCCTACATGGTTGATGTAAAGCCAAAGATGTGGCTGCCCGTTCGCCTTGTTGAGGGTAGACTTTGTAAGGAGATCAAACTAAACCTTGCATGCATCCGACAagaagcactcaaattaactcACCACAACACTACTGCTCGTCAATAA
- the LOC126582708 gene encoding uncharacterized protein LOC126582708 isoform X2, producing the protein MKMQAPSPSSYTTLLHIPCSTAATATATPTPKALLLVPQKSPNLAATATDFSFSIFRNPNLFTAVSQFSSSPHVQVQCSSSNKVDSSILSQDDDDDDATESVAIGEEIDLDIDIEIEIEKTGNNCRRIRLEIGIEAPLNTVWNLLTDYERLADFIPGLAVCQVLDKTDGYARLLQIGEQKLALGLKFNAKGIVDCYETPLETLPNNFGHKRDIRFNMVEGDFEIFQGKWSLQQKHPHPQQQQVQVHTSLSYMVDVKPKMWLPVRLVEGRLCKEIKLNLACIRQEALKLTHHNTTARQ; encoded by the exons ATGAAAATGCAAGCTCCAAGTCCTAGTAGTTACACAACTCTGCTCCATATCCCTTGTTCCACTGCTGCAACTGCAACTGCAACTCCCACTCCAAAAGCATTGCTGCTGGTACCACAAAAAAGCCCTAACCTTGCAGCGACAGCgactgatttttctttttctatttttagaaATCCAAACCTTTTCACCGCCGTCTCTCAATTCAGTAGCAGTCCTCATGTGCAGGTGCAGTGCTCATCTTCAAACAAGGTCGATTCGTCCATCTTGTCCCAGGATGATGACGATGACGATGCTACAGAATCCGTAGCCATAGGCGAAGAAATTGATCTTGACATAGATATAGAAATAGAGATAGAGAAGACGGGAAACAACTGTCGGAGGATCCGGTTGGAAATTGGGATAGAAGCCCCACTCAACACCGTCTGGAATCTATTGACTGATTACGAGAGATTGGCCGACTTCATTCCGGGACTCGCCGTCTGCCAAGTGCTCGATAAGACGGACGGCTATGCTCGGCTTTTGCag ATTGGGGAGCAGAAGTTGGCGTTGGGGCTGAAATTCAATGCTAAAGGGATCGTAGATTGTTACGAGACTCCACTTGAGACCCTTCCTAATAATTTCGGTCACAAGCGTGATATCCGATTTAACATGGTTGAAGGCGACTTCGAAATCTTTCAAGGAAAATGGTCTCTCCAACAGAAACACCCACACCCGCAG cagcagcaagtgCAAGTGCACACAAGTCTCTCCTACATGGTTGATGTAAAGCCAAAGATGTGGCTGCCCGTTCGCCTTGTTGAGGGTAGACTTTGTAAGGAGATCAAACTAAACCTTGCATGCATCCGACAagaagcactcaaattaactcACCACAACACTACTGCTCGTCAATAA
- the LOC126582708 gene encoding uncharacterized protein LOC126582708 isoform X1, translating to MKMQAPSPSSYTTLLHIPCSTAATATATPTPKALLLVPQKSPNLAATATDFSFSIFRNPNLFTAVSQFSSSPHVQVQCSSSNKVDSSILSQDDDDDDATESVAIGEEIDLDIDIEIEIEKTGNNCRRIRLEIGIEAPLNTVWNLLTDYERLADFIPGLAVCQVLDKTDGYARLLQIGEQKLALGLKFNAKGIVDCYETPLETLPNNFGHKRDIRFNMVEGDFEIFQGKWSLQQKHPHPQQQQQVQVHTSLSYMVDVKPKMWLPVRLVEGRLCKEIKLNLACIRQEALKLTHHNTTARQ from the exons ATGAAAATGCAAGCTCCAAGTCCTAGTAGTTACACAACTCTGCTCCATATCCCTTGTTCCACTGCTGCAACTGCAACTGCAACTCCCACTCCAAAAGCATTGCTGCTGGTACCACAAAAAAGCCCTAACCTTGCAGCGACAGCgactgatttttctttttctatttttagaaATCCAAACCTTTTCACCGCCGTCTCTCAATTCAGTAGCAGTCCTCATGTGCAGGTGCAGTGCTCATCTTCAAACAAGGTCGATTCGTCCATCTTGTCCCAGGATGATGACGATGACGATGCTACAGAATCCGTAGCCATAGGCGAAGAAATTGATCTTGACATAGATATAGAAATAGAGATAGAGAAGACGGGAAACAACTGTCGGAGGATCCGGTTGGAAATTGGGATAGAAGCCCCACTCAACACCGTCTGGAATCTATTGACTGATTACGAGAGATTGGCCGACTTCATTCCGGGACTCGCCGTCTGCCAAGTGCTCGATAAGACGGACGGCTATGCTCGGCTTTTGCag ATTGGGGAGCAGAAGTTGGCGTTGGGGCTGAAATTCAATGCTAAAGGGATCGTAGATTGTTACGAGACTCCACTTGAGACCCTTCCTAATAATTTCGGTCACAAGCGTGATATCCGATTTAACATGGTTGAAGGCGACTTCGAAATCTTTCAAGGAAAATGGTCTCTCCAACAGAAACACCCACACCCGCAG cagcagcagcaagtgCAAGTGCACACAAGTCTCTCCTACATGGTTGATGTAAAGCCAAAGATGTGGCTGCCCGTTCGCCTTGTTGAGGGTAGACTTTGTAAGGAGATCAAACTAAACCTTGCATGCATCCGACAagaagcactcaaattaactcACCACAACACTACTGCTCGTCAATAA
- the LOC126582709 gene encoding uncharacterized protein LOC126582709 has translation MGRGRTTTGTVIACLLKLQIDYGRPIKILVDNITLEEVDGGSSSGEETGGSSAASTSSVTNFRNEKEQSRVFGMNDILLLWKITRLFDNGVECREALDAIIDRCSALQNIRQAVLQYRKVFSQHVEPRVRRVALNRGAEYLERYFRLIAFAAYLGSEAFDGFCGQGESRMTFKNWLHQRPQVQEMEHKNKTWTLLNCP, from the exons ATGGGTAGAGGAAGGACAACTACAGGTACGGTAATTGCTTGCCTTTTGAAACTCCAAATTGACTACGGGAGACCTATCAAAATCCTGGTTGACAATATTACCCTTGAAGAAGTGGATGGTGGTAGCTCAAGTGGCGAAGAAACTGGAGGTAGTAGTGCTGCATCAACCTCCAGTGTTACAAATTTTAGAAATGAAAAGGAGCAAAGCCGTGTATTCGGCATGAATGACATCCTCTTGTTGTGGAAAATAACAAGATTATTTGATAATGGGGTGGAATGCCGGGAAGCCTTAGATGCTATAATTGATAGATGTTCTGCTCTACAGAACATACGTCAAGCTGTTCTGCAGTACAGAAAGGTATTCAGTCAACATGTTGAGCCAAGGGTAAGGAGGGTGGCATTAAATCGTGGTGCTGAGTACTTGGAGCGCTACTTCCGTTTAATTGCTTTTGCAGCATACTTGGGAAGTGAAGCATTTGATGGATTTTGTGGGCAAGGAGAATCTAGGATGACGTTTAAGAATTGGTTGCATCAGCGACCACAGGTTCAAGAAATGGAACATAAGAATAAGACCTGGACGCTTTTAAACTGTCCCT GA